A genomic stretch from Rubripirellula reticaptiva includes:
- a CDS encoding efflux RND transporter periplasmic adaptor subunit, whose product MSFRFPPPWTTASCLAAISLFVGNVGSARAQSSAAPAETIMIADAQLSLIQNTFIAAPIAGVVAEVLVAEGDIVSVGQRMVQLDNEQVRTEYEAAQASYEAARLEASNDVDTRYAKRTLEVRIRELEQSIDANRGFAGAISETEIAKLQLVVDQSELAIEQADHDLAVARAKANEKQAAAKIVQARLDKHGIAAPVTGQVVEVAVEAGEWVEPGKPVVRLVTVDPIRVECFVDGQQHGPELIGRSIKFFPKGSDGDDSAQPLVGKITYVSPELHPVTGEARLWATVGNTDKKARAGLHGRIEISGQ is encoded by the coding sequence ATGAGTTTTCGATTCCCACCACCTTGGACTACCGCATCGTGCTTGGCGGCAATTTCGCTGTTTGTAGGGAATGTTGGATCAGCACGCGCCCAATCATCCGCCGCACCAGCGGAAACAATCATGATTGCCGACGCTCAGTTGTCACTGATTCAAAACACGTTCATTGCCGCGCCGATTGCTGGCGTTGTCGCGGAAGTGTTAGTGGCCGAAGGTGACATCGTGTCGGTCGGTCAACGCATGGTCCAGTTGGACAACGAACAAGTTCGAACAGAATACGAAGCAGCACAAGCCTCTTACGAAGCCGCGCGACTCGAAGCATCAAACGACGTCGACACTCGCTATGCCAAACGAACTTTAGAAGTCCGAATTCGCGAGCTCGAACAGAGCATCGATGCAAACCGTGGCTTTGCCGGTGCAATCAGTGAAACCGAAATTGCCAAATTGCAGTTGGTGGTCGATCAGTCTGAATTGGCAATCGAACAAGCGGATCACGATTTAGCGGTTGCTCGCGCTAAGGCCAACGAAAAGCAAGCCGCAGCCAAAATTGTCCAAGCTCGCTTGGACAAACATGGCATCGCGGCGCCCGTCACCGGCCAGGTCGTGGAAGTCGCCGTCGAGGCGGGCGAATGGGTCGAACCGGGCAAGCCAGTGGTCCGCTTGGTGACGGTTGACCCGATCCGGGTCGAATGCTTTGTCGACGGACAACAGCACGGTCCGGAGTTAATTGGTCGATCGATCAAGTTCTTTCCCAAAGGCAGCGATGGGGATGATTCAGCTCAACCGCTTGTTGGAAAAATCACGTATGTGTCTCCCGAGCTTCATCCGGTCACCGGAGAAGCCCGTCTGTGGGCAACGGTTGGCAACACCGACAAAAAGGCGCGAGCTGGCCTGCATGGCCGCATCGAAATTTCGGGACAATGA